In Fusarium musae strain F31 chromosome 7, whole genome shotgun sequence, a single window of DNA contains:
- a CDS encoding hypothetical protein (EggNog:ENOG41), whose translation MLDLTLIRTALSGPAKQAIAAALWDTPRSEVESDLKFYFKYYIQQCELIALHEGGSHTPLATHADIMAIVQLLRSSRTREEIHQKLLMSCSLPDSDACCSHSIDLAARILLMVEFGNLPFAYSGSRQIEWVTGSLKQWVTERFGKKPVLGHSKVKFEKIFNANNLAKISGIEVIWTNNLADHLRLMKDDQAVAVFHHASFLQRQQSRLREEDS comes from the exons ATGCTCGACCTGACACTCATCCGTACTGCTCTTTCTGGCCCGGCCAAACAGGCCATAGCCGCTGCTTTGTGGGATACCCCTCGCTCAGAAGTTGAATCCGACCTCAAGTTCTACTTCAAGTACTACATCCAACAGTGCGAACTGATCGCGCTCCACGAAGGCGGTAGCCATACGCCTCTGGCAACTCACGCAGACATCATGGCGATCGTTCAGCTTTTGAGAAGTTCCCGCACACGGGAAGAAATCCACCAGAAGTTGTTAATGTCCTGCAGTCTTCCCGATAGCGATGCTTGTTGTAGCCATTCCATTGATCTTGCAGCTCGCATCCTGCTCATGGTCGAATTCGGCAACCTTCCTTTTGCCTACTCGGGATCTAGACAGATAGAGTGGGTTACAGGCAGTTTGAAGCAATGGGTCACAGAGCGGTTCGGAAAGAAGCCGGTCCTTGGGcatagtaaagtaaagttcGAGAAGATATTCAACGCCAACAATCTAGCCAAGATATCGGGGATAGAAGTTATTTGGACCAACAACCTCGCTGACCATCTCCGTCTGATGAAAGACGATCAGGCAGTGGCAGTGTTTCATCATGCTTCGTTTCTGCAGCGCCAACAAAG CCGCCTTAGAGAGGAAGATTCGTGA
- a CDS encoding hypothetical protein (EggNog:ENOG41), translated as MDTPVGSVNATAKIPHHPFWPLNAALPQYAANTLSSRALVASFVVGASAILGVTLSLIQQSRRKLSKTEMFMTLWFALCGCIHLFFEGYYVVNFVDISNRQFLFAQLWKEYSLSDSRYLTQDSFLVPMEAITAFLWGPMSFFCAWSIVKQHPLRHPIQLIISVGQLYGDVLYFGTCYFNEIVHSIVYCRPEQFYFYMYYVFCNAIWIVIPTVCVVHSVVLTKRAFEKVQEVERVKKGM; from the exons ATGGACACTCCTGTCGGAAGCGTCAACGCAACAGCTAAAATTCCCCATCATCCATTCTGGCCATTGAACGCGGCACTTCCTCAATATGCCGCCAACACGCTATCATCTCGCGCTCTAGTAGCATCCTTCGTCGTCGGCGCAAGTGCCATTCTCGGAGTAACTCTGTCGCTGATCCAACAATCTCGTCGAAAGCTGTCAAAGACGGAGATGTTCATGACACTCTGGTTTGCCCTCTGCGGCTGCATCCATTTGTTCTTCGAGG GCTACTACGTCGTCAACTTCGTCGACATCTCCAACAGACAATTCCTCTTCGCCCAGCTCTGGAAAGAATACTCCCTCTCCGACTCACGCTACCTCACCCAAGATTCCTTCCTCGTCCCCATGGAGGCCATAACCGCCTTCCTCTGGGGTCCCATGTCGTTCTTTTGCGCGTGGAGTATCGTCAAGCAACATCCTCTGCGACACCCTATCCAGCTGATCATCAGCGTTGGACAGCTTTATGGTGATGTGCTGTACTTTGGCACTTGCTACTTCAACGAGATTGTTCATAGTATTGTGTACTGTCGCCCGGAGCAGTTTTACTTTTACATGTATTATGTTTTCTGTAATGCGATTTGGATTGTTATCCCGACGGTCTGTGTGGTGCATAGTGTTGTTTTGACGAAGAGGGCTTTTGAGAAGGTTCAGGAGGTTGAGAGGGTGAAGAAGGGGATGTAA
- the GNT1_2 gene encoding N-acetylglucosaminyltransferase (CAZy:GT8) → MGVASTLMSRFCRILPPVTIITICFYFLIKLSLVSNTAVPDPEKWKNHALDFVEEDEEGYIPTFETTAIPTPRQTSAAHIEDLENKGEIGDFADDDEFLPFVDIEDDGDWDEENLQEMSGGKYENETVDDGGDWSRFAYIQYVTNEDYLCNSVMIFEALHRLGSKADRLLMYPQEMLDPDAEYASSHGGKLLIRARDEYNVTLQPIEIQHRDGQDETWADSFTKLLAFNQTQYERVLSLDSDSTVLQHMDELFELPPCPVAMPRAYWLYNDNPPKKILSSQLMLIQPDEVEFERIVQKMNNIGPNDYDMEIVNSLYLDSALILPHRKYDMLTAEFRAKDHSAYLGSEREQWDPNAVLNEAKFVHFSDWPVPKPWINDPEVRLQNQPDCATNETTCAEREIWNGFYTDFRDNREFVDFVC, encoded by the exons ATGGGTGTAGCGTCAACACTCATGTCGCGATTCTGCAGGATCTTACCACCCGTTACCATCATCACGATATGCTTCTActtcctcatcaagctctccCTCGTTTCCAACACAGCGGTGCCCGATCCGGAGAAATGGAAGAATCACGCCTTGGAttttgttgaagaagacgaagagggtTACATCCCGACATTCGAGACGACTGCCATCCCAACACCTCGTCAGACCTCGGCAGCGCATatcgaagatcttgagaataAGGGAGAGATTGGAgactttgctgatgatgatgagttcctTCCATTTGTCGacattgaagatgatggggATTGGGATGAGGAGAATCTTCAAGAGATGAGTGGTGGGAAGTATGAGAATGAGaccgttgatgatggtggcgACTGGTCTAGGTTCGCTTACATTCAGTACGTAACGAACGAGGACTATCTTTGCAACTCTGTCATGATATTTGAGGCGTTGCATCGGTTGGGAAGCAAGGCGGACCGACTGTTGATGTATCCGCAGGAGATGCTTGACCCAGACGCCGAGTACGCAAGCTCGCATGGTGGAAAGCTTCTCATCAGAGCAAGGGATGAGTATAACGTCACTCTTCAGCCCATTGAGATCCAACACCGCGATGGACAAGACG AAACCTGGGCCGATTCCTTCACCAAGCTCCTCGCCTTCAATCAAACCCAATACGAACGCGTCCTCTCCCTCGACTCAGACAGCACAGTCCTCCAACACATGGACGAACTCTTCGAACTTCCCCCTTGTCCCGTCGCCATGCCCCGCGCATACTGGCTCTACAACGACAACCCACCTAAGAAAATCCTCTCCTCGCAACTAATGCTAATCCAACCCGATGAGGTTGAGTTCGAGCGAATTGTCCAAAAGATGAATAACATCGGACCAAACGACTACGACATGGAGATCGTTAACAGTTTATACCTCGACAGTGCTCTTATTCTGCCTCACAGGAAGTACGATATGCTCACCGCGGAGTTTAGAGCCAAAGATCATTCAGCGTATCTTGGCAGTGAGAGGGAACAGTGGGATCCTAACGCTGTGCTTAACGAAGCCAAGTTTGTGCACTTTTCGGACTGGCCTGTGCCAAAGCCGTGGATCAATGATCCTGAGGTGAGATTACAGAACCAGCCGGATTGTGCTACAAATGAGACGACCTGTGCGGAGAGGGAGATCTGGAATGGATTCTACACGGATTTCAGGGATAACAGAGAG TTTGTGGACTTCGTTTGCTGA